GTGGGTGGCGCCCTCTGCCCCAGGTCTATCCTGAGCCTGGAGGTGACTCTCATTTCCCCTGGGTGGAGGtctgtgcagacacagggctgggcctgatccgggagcagaaggtccagggggcagaagcagcagtgacTAAGGTCACGCTTGAGGCCTACTGACTggctgctggtcactgtcattgcagcGCTCAACCCAGATCAAGGTGGAGCAGCAGCTGGTGGAGGAATACCCCTTCCCCATGTCCAGGAGTGAGGGGCGggtgagccacaccactgagggCCAGGACAGGCCTGAAGTGCGTGTGGCCACCTGGGCGTCTGGGGAGCCCGGGCCCGTGTTTGGGTGGAGGACTCCTCGATCGAAGCCGCCCAGGCTCCACAAGCATCCAAGCTCTAAGCTGCTCGGTCCCAACATGCACATGCTAATTTTCAACTCTTACCTGAAGCGCTATGCGCCTGTCAATAACACCATATGGGAAGACCTGGAACCCAACGAGGCAGAGCCCAAGGGTAAGGAGGCTGGGGTGATAGGGGTGGAATGGGTGGGGAGAGCCATGTGAATTATGGGGAGGGATTGctgccagacacacagggagcacccccaGAGCCTGGTCAGGAACAAAGACCAGCCTCAGACCACCCATGTGCTGGACTTGGGCATGGAGGacgtcctgtggtgggtcctgggctgtgccCAGTGTTGTGTCTTTGGGGGACAGATGGACATGCAGGCCCTGggtgatcttttctcctctcccaactccagcacGAGCCCAGGAGGCAAAGGCGGCACCTCCTGATGCAGAGATGGAGGCAGCTCCACCTCCAGagctcctgccacctccagcagcctctccagctgcagctgtcaagccagggccggccccagacgaaactgaggaaactgaggccccaccaCCGCTGGATGaagaaccctccctggagcccatgctggttcctgcctcagaggaggagctgcctgtggggGGCCCAGCTCAAGGGCCCCTTGTTGAATGTGCTCACCTTGTCTTAAGGGCAAAACTTGTTTCACCCTTACTCtttgaaattttccttttctgtttttattttgttgtttatttgttctcCACGGAGTGAATCAATTCTtcatcttttgatttttattatttcagggtTTTGGGgagtttttgcttttattattttcttctgtttttaactttcatttcttcattgtaTAACCtctttaagtaataaataaatcttattattcatattttaagtgtTGCCATTCCTGAGCATGAAGTACATTCATGATGCTGGGCAAGCATCACCACTGTCTATCTAGAGGCGGTGCACACACCAGCACATGTCAGAGATGCCCCACCTCCCCGGTGGGGACACACACACTGTCACCACTGGGGAGAGAGCGCTGTCACCATCGGACTGGCAGTTTTCTGGTCTCATGCCCATCAGCCCTGGGGACAaagtgaggcagcagaggcccccgcAGTTtccctggggaggaagggcaATGGCCCCTCCTCTGGGAGAACAGTGTGCAGGACCTGCCCAAGTCCCACAGGTGCACACCTGCACCTGGCAGTGCTTACCCCACAGAAATTCTTGCACAATTTTTCAAAGATGTACTTTTGAGACTACCCATCAGAGCACTGATGAAATTAGGTAAAACTCTAATGTCCATAGAAAGGGGATGGGCTCCACCAATCCTGGTCCACAAGGATTAGGGAAGCTGAGCGGCTGCTAACGTGGGTGCAGGGGTCTCTAAGTACTGACAGATAAAGGCCTCCGGGGTCCTCTCACTTGAATTGAAAAGAAGATCATGAAATAGAAGTTGATGCACTAAAAGAAAATACTGACTTACCAGAAGAATAGTCTCTTATTTCTGACAATTCTCCTGATGATCAAGAAGttcatgtaaatatatatatatatatatatatataatttttattctttctcaatttttctgttttaatttagtTAGGATTCAAGCCATAGTTTAAATgtaatttactcatttatttgatTGCTAAATACAAAGCTATTTGTAAAAAATATGTGTCTCAAAatattttgtggaatataaaataaCACATCCTTtatgtaagaaattatttttcgTACTATACTAAAATGGAAAGGCTGTGTTAAAAAGTCACATTTTTAACAGCttaatttttgcttatttatggTTCAAATGAAAGTTCTTTTAGCCATAAGAAAGCAGATATCGGTTACTCAAAAGACAAGTGTGAAATTGAAACTATTCAGagcatatatttcaaaataactgaGTAAGTTAAATAGAATTTTTCCCCCCATGCATACTTGTGGGATAATGATAGTCACCTGGCTGGGATTGAACTTCTATAGAGTCTTGGAATTTTTTCCTTGACTTTTAATATGACTTTTAGTTTCTAAAAATCCCACcaattttctcctattttcaaAAGCAACTTTTATATGATAATTGAATTTAAGATGGAGGAAAATCAACTCTTTTAACTATTTATAGAAGTTTGGTTGTAGAGTGTTTGGAAAGCTTCCTAACTAAAAAATATTAGGggtcttcatatttatttttatgactgtTCTCACTATAAAATAGATGGATAAAATCCCTATTACGTTAACTGGGAGACTAAAAAACTTGTGGGCATGGTGTAAGTGGGAATCCTCATTTCTGGGTATTTCCAGTCTACCATCTCATTGAATGTTTGGGGAGTGGGAAAATGTTCTTATGTAGGTTGGTGGTAATGTTGTTGGGGTTAGGATTAGGGACATTGATGAAGTGGCTAGCTCAGGTGACCAAGGAGCCTTTATTAATGAGCCCCACAAGGCACTTACTATATAATGCCATCCTACAAAAATAGGGAGAGATAGCAGATGTACCTAATacacaaaagcaaagaaagagagacagccaaatgaaaagcaaacaggccccaaatgaaagaacaggagaaatccccaggaaaagaactaaatgaaatggaggaaagcaatttACCAGAGACAGAGTTCAAACAATATttataaagacttaaatgttagacttgaaatcataaaaatcctagaagaaaacatatgaaataaaatctcagacattcctCAGGGCaatattttctcatatatattgcttcgggcaagggaaacaaacaaacaaaatagacaaatgagTCTACCTCATAAGGAAAAgctttttgcacagcaaaggaaagcatcaacaaaacacaaagacaacccattgaatgggaaaacatatttgccaaagatacCTCTGctaagagttaatatccaaaatgtatgaaatacttatacaactcaacaccaagaaaacaaaaatccaataaaaatgggcaaagaacctgaataaatacttctccaaagaggacattcagatggccaataaacatatgaaaagatgctcaatgtcactaatcatcggagaaacaccaattaaaaccacaatgagatatcacctcacacctgtcagaatggctatcattaaatcaacaaacgacaagtgttggcgaggatgtagagaaaatggaacccGCTTGCActattggtggaaatgcagattggtgcagccactatggaaaacaatatggacctagctcaaaaaattaaaaatggaactgctttaagacccagagattccacttctaggaatgtatccaaaGAATCTCAAAACAGTaattccaaagaatatatgcactcttcTGTcccttgcagcattatttacaatagccaagatttggaagctgcccaagtgcccataaatagatgagtggattaaaaaatatgtggtacatttacacaatggaatactacttggtcattaaaaaaaggaaattttacttttcatgacagcatggatggacctagagtgtattatgctaagtgaaataagccagacagaaaaaggcaaataccataggacttcacttatatgtggaatgtaatgaataaaataaactaacaaacaaaatagaaacagacttatagatacacagaacagactgacagctgtcagagaggaggaggtagaagagctGGGTGAAACAGGTGAagaattacattaaataaaataaaattaaaaaaccacTCTTAtagacagacaatagtatggtacCAAATAGTGAGTACCAGAGTGataggaggctggggagaggtgagAGAAGGTAAacagggggtaaatggtgatggagggagTCTGGAATTTGGATGGTGAACATAGATAATATCCAGATGAGGTGTTATACAATTGTACCTCtgaaacctataattttattaaccaaagtcaccccaataaattgaattaaaaataaataagtaaataaaaataaaaatatttccccaaTCCGGAAAGACAGTCTTATTTTCCATTCCCCTGAGTTCTGAAATGGATTAACTTGGAATTGAATGTAGACATTAGGATGAATTTAGGCTGTAGAAATAAGAAAGACAAACACAGTGTCTATCTATAACCAGATGACTGGTGACAGAGGTGCTTGCCAGGAGTAACTCCTAATCTGTAAACTAGAAAAAAGGGTTTAaggataattttcaaaaaagataaaatcatgaCTTGTACCTAGATTCAAAATAAACATGATTTAGAGATTTTGTTTAACTCCTCAATGAGGAAACTGTTCCGATGTTGCAACCAGTTCAAAGGAGAATGCACAGAGCACATGCAGTTATGGCTGAGACGGAGGGAAAGCAGTGTGCACATGTGACAAATCCAGCTTTTTCTCAGTGAGAAGCCAGGAGTCCCTTGAACCTCCATTAGGTGGAATTTGCTTATCTCCAGGCAAGAAGGGTTTTTCATTGCCATCAGCTAACTTCAACTTACAGAGTTGTGACATACTAGTAGCTTCCCTAGAATCAGAATCACATAGCCCGAAAAGGTACGCTCTAGTTAATACAGTTTTTCAATGAAGCACCAACTTGTCCCTTCAAAAGACTTCTAAAAGTTAAGAATGGAACTCCtttttgatccagtaatcccacttctaggaatatatcccaaaaatcagaaaccccaatcagaaaggatatatgcacccctaagttcatagcagcacaatttacaatagctaagatttggaaacagcctatgtgcccatcagcagctgagtggattagaaaactgtggtacatctacacaatggaatactacactgctataaaaaagaaggatcttttaccatttgcaacagcatggatggacctggagagcattatattatgctaagcgaaataagccagttaaagaaagataaatatcacatgatctcatgcatATGTGGGacataatgaacaatataaactgatgaacaaaaatagatccagagacaaagaaacacagaacagactgtccaacctcagaggggaggcaggggaggttatggaggacggggggggggggggggggggggggagcgtggTAAGAggtcaacaaaaggacttgtatgcatgcatattaatataaacaatggacatggacactggggcggtgggggcttgtcctggggcgtgggagtggctggggaggggtcaatcactgaaaaaaggagacatatgtaatactttaaacaataaaataattaaaaaagactTCCAAGGCAGCATGGAAACATAATGTGCTCTTTCTGAACAGAAGGAGTAGGGCTTTCTACAAGAAACTCGGAAAGGAAAAGGTATTAAAATGATCCCTGCTAGGTGTACTTCAGATGCACATCCAAACATGTCCAGATCCTGGCCTGAAGGTGATCCTTAAGCATAAGCCCCAAACATCAGTTCTGAAGAAAACTTCTCAGTGGGCGGAGTAacttaaaatgctttctttatcTCTACTTAATCCATTTTCTACACACCTCCCtcctttttttggttgttgttaccCTTGTTTTCTTCgtaaaaagaaaagagtgacTTTTCATACACAGATGGGAGTTAAAACAATCAGTCAGCAGCAGGTGGTGGGAAAAAGAGGAAGCAGGTGGGGAGAAGTGACCGGCTGACTCCAGCAGCTTCAGCCACTCTGAACTGGGCAGAACAGTATTGATTCTGCCCTTTGAAATATTCAAGCTTCTCTACATAATCTAAGTCTTAATATTATACAAGCACAGGACTCACTAACAGggtttgaaatatttgttttaatttgcaaaagTGAAAGAGAAGTGCTACCTTGATATCTGGAAAAATTCTTGAGATTGTGAATTCTTTGTGGACAAAAGCTTTCtctatatattatattagaggcctggtgcatgaattcatgcacccctggggtccctcggtctggcctgtgggactgggctgaaactggctctcggTCATCCCCCGAGGAATACCGGATTGCAAAAgtatgcaggccaggccaagggaccccaccggtgcacgattggggctggggagagatgtaggaggtttgccagccagggagggacttcagtagggctccagggcttgtccggcccatctccctcagtcccaattagccagaccccagcagcaagctaacctaccagttggagtgtctgccccctggtggtcagtgcacatcatagtgactggtctacaGGTTGACtattttccccctggtggtcagtgcaaatcatagtgagcagttgagcaacttagcatatcattaacatattatgctttgattggttgaacggatgaccagacaaccggacacttagcatattaggcttttattatataggatgaacccATCATAACACTTGGTGCCTGAAGCAAGTACTTCATGAATGccccttttaaagaaatatatattttcattgatttcaaaaaggaagggagagggagagatagaatcatcgatgagaaagaatcattgatcagctgcctcctgcaaaccccctactggggattaaggctgcaacctgggtatgtgccctgacctggaattgaactgtgatctcctggttcatagggctatgctcaaccactaagccaccctggctgggcatgAATGTCTCTTTGATGGTGAGCAGAATGTTTATGTTTGACAGCTCATCAATAAAACAAGCAAGGGATGAACAGACCTTTCTACTTGTCAGTCCTTTATTGCTGAATTACTCAGGCCTAGAAGCTATCTATTGTCCCTCCTTTCTACTCCTTGtcacccccttccccttccccttccctaccTCCACTCCATCTTCCCCTCCTCTGCAACACAAAGTTATTGCTTACATTGTCCGAGAAAGCTCACTACATCTTACAACTAGAAATAGACTTCAATGGGCTCTCAGACATGGATTTCTTCAGTTCCTTAACATGGTCCTTTAAAATGGTGTTGTTTCTTAAGATTGTCTCTCTTCTTGGGCACTTCTTCCTAGAGTTCCTCTCTCAGAAATGGCTTATATTCCTCCCATCATACGGTTCCTCATGCTGCCCTCAAATGTTCAATTCTGTACCTAGTAGGCCTTCTGTGGATCAGGAGAAAGCTCACATCCACCCAAGAAATGCATTCTTAATCAAAGGAGTTAGTTTGTCTCCCATCTAATCTATGACTTTATTTTGCATACCCAATGTGTTTATTTAAGGATCTCTCCAAGACAAATAGCATCTGCTCCCTAAATGAGACTTTATTGTCTGGAAACAAtccttaaaatattaagatttttctttccctccctttgccccttcccctgccctttcTTATCCTAGCAGATTTTGGAGCTAGAACAACAAAATGCTAAACTCCCTTAGACAGGGACAAGAGGTGTGGTTGCCCTGGGCTTGTTTATTTAGAACAGAGAACAATGATTATGGCCCGTAGGCTAAATCCAGCAGGCACACTCCCTAGGTTAGCTTATGGTCTATGAGCTAATAATTGGAAAGAACATCAAAATAAGAATAGTCTTTCATAACatgttgaaaatatataaaatttcagttttagtgttcataaataaagttttattggaaaaaaatccctgttcatttgtttatgtattgttcATGGGTGCTTTTGCAATACAagggcagagttgaatagttatAACAAAAAGGGTCTGACCCACAAATCTTAAAATACTTAATATCTGGTCCTTTACAGTGAAAATGTGATGACTCCTGTTCCAGTGATTTTGGGAAATTTATTTAACCTcttgattatgtgatttttaatggctacatacTATATTATCATaatgatatataatatttaaCCATTTCTCTTGTTGGATATTtagtgggttttgtttgttttgcttttaaaaataacatttttgtaaatatattttgctgaatattcttgaAGATAAATATATGCAGAAATTCttattatttccttagaataaattCAAAGATATGtagtgatttctttttcttagagtCTTTGGTCTCCgacagagagggaatcagcccacttaggtaataaaaatttctctctatgtttgtataagtaagggtttcagtttgctctgatttgtgaatttgctatattaaattgaaattttgaagtcctagggttaatttaaaggtataaatttgtgacatttcaaagaacaaagaacttttatttaaggtgtttcttatctcttttggtggtcAGAGACTTCCAGGGGCAGGGCTTACAGCTTCACAGGGCagagagatttacaggccctgcctgtgacatcatagtccaatgTGAGCCACCTGaggtggaactaaggctgaagttattatTAACTGTCTATGGACCCTGTTAACCCTAATTGTATGTCTTGTGCTGTCGTCTTCatggttgtgtgttttgtttgacttgctgttttcaattattttttttaatatattttattgactttttacagagaggaagggagagagatagagagttagaaacatcaatgagagagaaacatcgatcagctgcctcctgcacgtccccaacgggggatgtgcccacaaccaaggtacgcgcccttgaccagaatcgaacctgggacccttcagtccgcaggctgacgctctatccactgagccaaaccggtttcggttgttttcaattatttattaggatcctcatagaggacataacctggtctttccctACCTCCCTCATCCTGATTCtgatagcatctgtaactggattaaagatcttttctttcaggaggccctCCAGGCTTTCAGTTCACAAGAAATCTCCCTACACACTCTTATCCTCATCCGCTATCTTTCCAGGCCGAATAagagtcatttttctccacaGGTCGGTCCTCAGCCTTCGAAAGGGAGTACTACTACAGcggtagtctgtagttttctctgaaacttccactgtttctatttctcccctctgtAGGAATTGCCTTCCTCTGACTCACAATCAGAAAGGGAGACAAGCAACTGGACTGGGGAACGGGGCAATTTTTAAGGCTGCAGACCGCTCTGCTGGCGTAGGGTCCTTAGTCTACCAGGTGTCTTATCAGAACTTCACTAGATTCAAGGTCACCACATTTTAGTTTATAAAGCATATCATGTAACTATGTATAGTTTGATAccttttataaaaaattcaaagatGATACATTCACTATTTATGCAGGCACATAAACAACATGTATAGTTTCTGAACATA
The genomic region above belongs to Eptesicus fuscus isolate TK198812 chromosome 14, DD_ASM_mEF_20220401, whole genome shotgun sequence and contains:
- the LOC129151377 gene encoding uncharacterized protein LOC129151377: MHMLIFNSYLKRYAPVNNTIWEDLEPNEAEPKARAQEAKAAPPDAEMEAAPPPELLPPPAASPAAAVKPGPAPDETEETEAPPPLDEEPSLEPMLVPASEEELPVGGPAQGPLVECAHLVLRAKLVSPLLFEIFLFCFYFVVYLFSTE